From Clarias gariepinus isolate MV-2021 ecotype Netherlands chromosome 1, CGAR_prim_01v2, whole genome shotgun sequence:
gtccctggtcaccatgacgaactttgccgtggaggcggtcggcgctggcggtgggaacgccggcgtcctttggcaggtgagggatgaacgcgaatattgtcctgaggcggtccggcccccacagagttcgatgtttcctcGGCGTGcagctggtaaggcgcaagacggtcccagtgaagcacaactcgtgcccgccccgccaaccgcacccggtagaaaacatcggagagccgagcaattaccgtgccggggcccacccagtgaaaCACACGCCCGGTCGAGAGCCCCCTCTttcttccggaggaacacacccatacctgctctccagcagcaaaatctcggccccggctgtgagtgtccacgcccatacgctccataggtgcccccacccgaaagtcccgcagcggtgcccgcgagcgctgggtggggcccgtCTGCTTGGCGATGGGCGGATCACGGTTCAGCTGTGACACCGGCGAAGCCACTGCGGGTGAGGCAGTAACTCGGCTACACGCTGGCTCAGACGGCTGATCACCTGAGGctgagagcctggaggactgcacagggagaatgttcagcgtcgagggttctacgtcgcgacggCGCTCCACGAGCGCCcacagtaagacgccatccagcacacagtcgacgtACAGCCCAGCACGGCTTTCcaagcgtcctcccggcgctagtttagcagctgctggtgtacgctgtcccgtgcctcgccctcgccgcgaaacgtcggagagctgcttgttgcctagccgcgacgggtagccctgtccccggctaggttcacgaaccgagcgccactgagctgcgggcggtcgctcggctcttccgccgtgatgtactgccgatatgggctcagcgggctcggcctcgcgcagcggcaggtcgctttgccggctaacggcgcacagAGTTGTATcgtgctccggcgcttgcgcagcgccagcctccgccccgagatccagggccgggattttcttcttgccactctgcgttggttgacgtggtgtgctcgcgctagctccgtcaagaaagcgcttcttctgcgcgagtagtcgctccgctactcagCGGCctgcttggattttcagaaggtcctccgttgtgcgctcgaacccgttactctccatcccacttctgacaccaatgtagcgtttttacgccggaaagaatgctggagagacgagtgagcttatttgctgcccaatgcaatggctgggagtactttatttagcacacagcaggtatggcatgagcagcaccttcactcaggagcctacatccaattcagcgtcagcctgaactggagcacatttcacacgtcacacccccacacacacaaacagggccgaagccactaaccaaaacacctttccccaatatggtgaacacaccgacatccccgcaaggcatgctggtcgtcagccgccgccccgcccacgccacaatatattataCTCTCTGTGAGGTTCAATACACAAATCAGGAAAACTTGACTTGACAATCTGTTTAAAAGCATATAcatctaaaaaataaactgaaagggGAAAGTATGGtaggaaaaggtgcacaagccaTAGTGACAACCACAGGCAAAGATTATTTTCAAGTAaagctctctcactctcactcatcttctataatgctttatcctgtattcagggtcatggggacctgaagcctatcccaggaggcttagggcacgaggcagggtacaccctggacagggtagcaatccagggcacacatacacatacactcacacactacgggcaatttgggaattagCCTagcctgcaggtctttggactgtgggaggaaaccggcgtacccgaaggaaacccaccaagcacggggagaacatgcaaactccatgcacacagagacaggaatcaaacccagaccctggaggtgcaaggtgacaaggATAACCACTAAGGCACTGTGTAAATCTGTTGTGTAAGTGTTTCCCAAAACAACTGTGTTTCCAATTCAGAAATGATATTAGAaagtaattgaattaaatattatttagtagttACTATTATTAAATTAGGTATTTGGTAACatattataatgtataaataaaatgtaagtttaGGTTCATATGTCTGTCATGAACAGTATTGTCTTCTGCAAAGAAAGACCATTTTTTCCCCTGTGGTCTTTGAAAGTactcatacagtaaatatattacACATATTAGACAAAAAGCTTGCTCCTGATTCACAGACATGGTTCCTGATTTATCAGACCTTTGTCTGTTGACAATAAATGGCACAACTCCTGCTGGGTTGAGTTTGGTGAAGTGGCTTCCTGGGAATGTGATATCTTGTGAATATCAATGGTGGATGTAAAATGGCTGTCCAATATTTAACCAACCAAATAAACCAATCTTTTGGCAAAGTAACACTATAAATGGGGTATAGACTTGTGTGTATACTAAGTAGCATAAGTAGTTCAactcgcccccccccccccatgcccACATTTCCTTCCTTTCACAACTGCTATGTTTGAGAAATGTTACCAATGTCATAAACTACCTACCGTGTACTTCATGTGGTCTCATGTGTCTTGAAGGAATCACATAAGCTATCACTGTCCCTGGCTACTAATTCTGAAACCAGTGTCTgtcaagaaaaacaaaaatagaaaagtACAAAGAAATACTTAAATCCtacatcagttaaaaaaaactgcattacCTTTTATACAGTAATACACTTAAAAATGTATTGTCAATAACAACTCCTTAATAATCGTCTCCGTCAATGTGTACGTCAGCCAGCCTCGTGCTAAGTGTGGTTTAGAGCAGGGGAAGTTGTCAGTTGGAGTCCTTTCGTGCAAAGTAATGTTTCACTGTGTGGCGTTTCAATTAATCTGTTTCGTGGTCTTTTTCCAGAAAGGTATGTGCAATATTGTAATTTCTATTATTTGATTCATTATTATGATTCCTTAGATATATAAAGATTCacaatgttttataattaagaaagaaaaaggtaGGACACTTTACATAAATGAAAGTGGCTTAACTTAATGTctgtataatatacatatattttgtgAATATTCTTGTGTAATATGTTtgtctcacacaaacacacatacacgtttGTGTGTTTGAGACAAACATATTACGCAAAAACATATGttagatttaatttattgttaaacatatatactcagcaaaaaaagaaacgtcctccgactttcaactgttttttctctcagtaaacttaatgtgtaaatatttgtatgaacactaaaagagtcaacaccataagacatatactaaaaatgtttcacaatgtgtccctgaatgaagggaggctcaaaatcaaaagtaccagtcagtatctggtgtggccaccagctgcttgaagtactgcagtgcatctcctcctcatggactgcctattgcggacagtctgagcactgatggagggattgtgtgttcctggtgtgactcgggcagttgttgtggccatcctgtagcAGATGCCCTGGGCATCtctctttgggtgtttttttagacaagtctctttagtgtcctgcgttttttagaactgtgaccttaaatgcctactttctgtaagctgttaaggtcttaacgaccattccacaggtgcatgttaattaattgattatggttaattgaacatgcatgaaaatcattgtttaaaccctttacaatgaagatctgtaaagttatttggatttttacaacattattgttgaaatacacagccctgaaaaagggacgtttctttttttgctgagtatatatgtttttttttttttatatataaatgttcttGGTCTGTGAAAAAGCCACAGCATTCTGACTagcataattttataatttatgttcatgctacataaatatatacactgataaaaaaaagtgaacaatTGTTCGGTTATTTCCTGAAATACTGTGAACAGTTTACTGTGTATATAACCAACAACTTAGGTGTCACcatatattattttgtattttattgtatatgCCATCTGCTGTTATCTGATAGAGGGTGTAATGGATACGGAAGTTATAGTTTTTTCATATTTCAACCTAAAGTTGTAGATTTATGTTACATTTGACTTTTTGGTTTCTTCTAGCAGCAAGAAGTGAAGATGTGAAGAATGTTACTAGCTATATTGGCTATATTGGTGAAGAGATTGTCTTGAAGGCAGAAGTTGATTCATCATGGACTCTTGAACGTATTCGGTGGTCTATTTATAGCAACTTTACTCGCATTGCGACCTTTGAAAACAATGAAATTAAAGTCAATAGGTGGCCACCATTCAAGGGCCGACTTGAAATGAGCAAGTCAGGagatttaacaattaaaaatttaatggcTAACGACTCTATGGAATACACAGTGTTTGTCAAAGgacaaacagaagaaaaaaccAGCCATGTCCAGCTAAATGTTAGAGGtgagaatattttttaatctgtgttgtatgtttatgatttaaaaactaaGGAACATGatatttctgcaaaaaaattatctttaagtatatttccttttatgcacatcattaccaaacatttttgtttttcttacaaATATTTCTTAGATACCTTTTATTATGTTGTTTTATGCTCCAATAACCCAATTTTATTTGCAAGTTTATGGATTTTAGGTTACTATATGTTTAGCTTTTGTTTCTTATATTATTAACCCCAGAGGTGCCAGCAAACatacctttttaaaataactgccGTCTCGTGGTCAATGAACATTTCTGCCATTTAGTCTTGCTGTTGGCAGTGTAGACTGATTCAGCTATTCTTGTGTCTTTATTTGTGAGACAAAAAAGTAGACAAGTAATGagcaaaataaatcaattgAACAAATTAATTACAAGCTTTTGAAAACAGAAACTGACCTGTTGTGCACATATAAAGTAAACCTgaattaatctctctctcttgcttgcTCACTCACTCGCATTTGTATTTGTAGCTGTGTGCATTGGACATAGATAATAAAGGTAGCATATTAGAGGGTGGGTGGTTCTGGTGTGTACTATGAAATATAATCCTGTCAGCACCAATAATTAACCCTGGGCTTTCAAGGTACCTTATCACTCTCCAATTTAGGTCTTTAAGGAACTCCAGAGGGTacagaaagtattcagacccccctAAAATGTTCACTCTtttttatattgcagccattggCTAAAAACACAGGAttcttgacatttttgcagatttattaaaaaaaaataaaaaataaaattgaaatatcacatgggcctaagtatttagaccctttgctcagtatttagtagaagcacccttttgatctaatacagccatgagtcttttagggaaagatgtttttcacacctggatttggggatcctTGTAGttcctctccagttctgtcaggttgatggtaaacgttggtggacagccatttttaggtctctccagagatgctcaattggCATTAAATCtaggctctggctgggccattcaagaccagtcacagagttgttgtgaagccaatcttttgttattttagctgtgtgcttagaGTCATTGTCTTtttggaaggtaaaccttctGCCCACTCTGaagtcctgagcactctggagaaggttttcatCCAGGATATCTCTGTACTTGGCCGCATTCATCTTTCCTTTGATTGCcaccagtcgtcctgtccctgcagctgaaaaacaccccccacagcatgatgctgccaccaccatgctttacttttgggactgtattggacaggtgatgaggtggttttctccacacataccacttagaattaaggccaaaaaattctatcttggtctcatcagaccagagaatcttatttctcaccatcttggagtccatcaggtgttttttaatgtgtcttgcaATGAGGAGAGGCTTTCGTCGGGCCACTCTGCCACGAAGCCCGGACTggtggagggctgcagtgatggttgactttctacaactttctcccatctcccgactgcatctctgatgggtgatgggttcttctttacctctcttACTAAGGCTCTTCCTCCCCGATAGCTCAGTTTGGCCCGGACGACAGTTTGGCCCGGACGAccagctctaggaagggttctggtcgtcccaaacgtcttccatttaaggattctggaggccactgtgctcttaggaaccttatgtgcagcagaattttttttggaaccttggccagatctgtgccttgccacaattctctgagctcttcaggcaatttctttgacctcatgattctcatttgttctgacatgcattgtgagctgtaagatctta
This genomic window contains:
- the si:cabz01074946.1 gene encoding uncharacterized protein si:cabz01074946.1 — protein: MGGSRFSCDTGEATAAARSEDVKNVTSYIGYIGEEIVLKAEVDSSWTLERIRWSIYSNFTRIATFENNEIKVNRWPPFKGRLEMSKSGDLTIKNLMANDSMEYTVFVKGQTEEKTSHVQLNVREQFTEPKIKVDNGLGVNKCIIELKCKSLGHNITLKWEPEPSFKERFRSSYVNETEELLMWTSFSNRDVNFFCIATDHNRNKTSHVRVKCPGMFTTHLIS